The uncultured Dysgonomonas sp. genome contains the following window.
TCCCAGTCGAAATCGCAAAGTGAAAACTGTACATCTGGGCGTACTTGCTTTAGACCTTCCCAAATGGTGATCACGTTTTCTTCGGGCTGTTCCATGGCCCAATCGCCTAATATAGACTGATTATTGCAGTTTGGACCTGTCACAAGTATTTTATGATACTTTTTGTCGTCAATAGGTAATAGTCCTTCGTTTTTCAAAAGCACAATACCCTGCCTTGCCGCTTCGAGCGCTGTCGCACGGTGGTCTTCATTGAAGACGATCTTGCGTGTAGTTTCGTCTTTCACATATGGGTTTTCGAAAAGACCGAGACGGAATTTGGCTTCAAGGATCATCCGAACCGATTTGTCTATCCTTTTTTCCGACAGCTTACCTTGTTTCACTAGATCAATGACACCGAAGTAGAATTCGGGCCCATGCATGTGGATATCCATACCTGATTCTACAGTCAGCTTAAATGCGTCCTCCCACGTGGGTACGACTCTGTGGTAATCCTCAAGCCGCTCGATATCCATCCAGTCGCTCACGAAAAACCCTTTAAATTTCCATTCGCCGCGAACTACGTCTTCGATCAAGTATTTGTTGGCATGGCAAGGTATCCCATTGTATTCGTTATGTGCAGACATAAAAGTTGCAACTCCGGCGTCAATACAGTCTTTAAACGGTGGAAAAAATATCTCGCGCATGGTTCTCTCCGACACGTCGAACGGAGCACCATTGATACCATTTACAGACTGGCTTCCTCCTACAAAGTGTTTGGCACAGGCAAGTACCTTGTCTTGGCCTGTATAATCTTCCATCTGAAGCCCTCTGACAGTAGCTGCCCCCATGCGTCCTACGAGTAGGGGGTCTTCTCCGAATGTTTCTCCGAACCGTCCCCAACGGGCATCCCGTGCAACTTCCACATTGGGCGTGAATGTCCAATGCATTCCTGTAGCCCGCATTTCAAGAGCGGTTTGGCGTGCCATCTTTTCAATCAGTTCGGGATTGAATGATGCAGCCTGATTTATCGGGGTAGGGTAAACTGTTGCTCCTTTCACCAATGCATTGCCATGGATGGCATCAATTCCGATGATAAGCGGAACTTTGAGCCGGCTTTCGGCAGCTAGTACCTGAAGGTGGTTAGCTTCCTCTACTGTAAGTACATGCAAAAACGAGCCAATCAGGCCTTCACGGGTCATTTGCTCGATCTTCTCGGGTGGAAATTCAGGATAGAAACCATTGGCATGACCTTTTTCTATTTCTTCGGGATCGACTCCGGCAGCAGTTTGCCGCATATGTTCCAGACCTACATACTGGCACATCTGACCGACTTTTTCTTCAAGTGTCATACGCCCTAAAAGGTCGGACACTCTTTTTTCTACCGGCTGTGCAGGATCAAGATAGGCGGCTTGGCCCTTTTCTCCGCCGCAAGCGAAGAAAAGAGCAGATACCAAGCCTATCAATGAAAATCTGATGATGTTCATCTTCTTTTTGCTTATAGTGTTTATTCTACTACAGTAAGGATATATTTACGATGCGTAGAGTGGTGGGGGGTACTGACTTCGAACAGGATTGAGACTGTGCCTATCGAGGTTGGCGTATAGGATATACTTGCTCCTCTTGCATATTCCACACCATCGACATACCAGATGGCAGTGCAATATTCCACAGGTGTGTACTGTAATTCTGCCTCCCATGGATGCCCCATCTGAGTCTGGACAGGTCTTTCTTCAATATCCATCAAGAAACCCATTATACGCGGATAATCATATTCTGTCAGCACCGGCGCTTCGGGATCGTCGCTGCATTTTGTAAATATCAATACTCCCGCCGCCATCAATAGTATTATATATATAAACTTTTTCATAATTATAAATTTAATAATTCAATTAGTCTTTATCCCACCATACACGGGCGTTCCAGCTATCTTCTGTTAAGCCCATAGCAGCGATGGCTGCCCTGTAATTTTTACCGTTCGAAGATGCTTCATCGAGAGGGTAGAATAGTCTGCGTGGCACAGTCTGTGATTCGATGGATTTACCCCCGGGGTAATCTTTACCGGGTTTAAGTGCAGGGTATCCAGTCCGGCGCCAGGAAGCAAAAGCCTCCGGCCCGTTTACATAATGCAATACCCATATTTGTTCGCAAACTTCTTTCAGCCTGTCAGCCGTTGCTGATGGAAAAGGATTTTGCAACATATACGCATCTATCTCATCTTCTGTTATTGCTTTCATTTCAGGATAATTGCTCTGGTATTTCATACTGGCTCTGAGTGCTTTTTCGTATAAGACTTCAACAGTCTCTGGTATCGAAGCAAGGTTCCATCTGAGCTTGGCTTCCGTTAAAAGCCATTGACTTTCGGCATAAGTCATCAGGTATCCAGGAGTAGCACCACCTAAAAGTGAATTATTTACCTGAGGCAGAGTCACTTTGTTGTCCCAGTAGTTTTTGGGGTCTCCAAACCAGTAGCCTTTTGCAACCCAAGGCTCGTAATTGAAGCATCCTGGATCGATTGCGGTAATATTTGCCTTCAAAGCATCATCAGCAAGGAACATTTCCAATGCATCAAAACGGCTCCACGGGTCACCTGCTGTATAGAAATCTGCGTTCTCAAATGAATAACATCCGGCTAAACGTGTCAGCCGTGGGTCGTTCATTTCAAGCAATTTGTTAAACCATGTAGAGCAAATAAAAGCTTCCGGATAGTCATCAATTCTACGGTATCTTTGCGATATTGCATTTCGGCGGAATTCTTCCGTTTTAAAGTCATAAATATCCATATACGGGACAAAAGCATCATCATCTAGTTGTAGTAACCCTGCGCTGTTCGCCATAATCTTGTTGATTTGTTCCTGCGCTGTCTGAGGCTCTATTTTGACCAACCTCATGGCAGCTCTCAACCACAACGAGTTTGCAAAACGTTTCCATTTTTCGATATTACCGTCATACACAATATCACCTGAAACTGCATCGCCACTGGTATTAAGAGCTGCACCCGCCTCTTCCAATTCTTTAAAAAAGTCGTAATAGATATCTTTTTGTGGAGTATAGGTAGGATTGAGGATACCACTATAATAACCCATTCCGGCATCGAAATAAGGAACATCGCCATAAGTATCTGTCAGGATCATCATGAGGTATACCTTAAATATTCTGGCAACAGAGTATATATTCACCTGATCCGGATTTTCTTTGGTCTGTTCGAGAATATCCACAAGGTTTTTAATTTGTACTGAATATATTTTCTTCCATAGTTTAGACATGGTTTCGTTATTACGGGTATATTGCCCTCCATATAGAGTCGCATTATATTCGCCTACATAAATCTGTGATATGGCCGACAAATAAACAACCATAGTTTCTGTGGTTTCCATATCTCCCCATGTCATCAGCTGTACATAAGTGAGCTGATTGTTCGGGTCCATCGAGGGCGAAGTCGTAGGATTGGTATTCATCTCGTCGAAATCGGTGCACGACGATGGCAGAACGACCAGGATGGAGAAAGTCAGGTATTTTATTATTCTTTTTAGCATAACTGTCTTTTTTAGAATTTGATGTTAACATTAAGTCCAAAACTACGTCTCGATGGCATTGAACCCCATTCTAAACCGAGGGAAGTCGAGTTATTGTAATTGGAGTCGGGATCTATATTGTCTATGTTCTTCCAGATAATGAACGGATTACGTGCAACGAAAGAAACAGAAACATCCTGAGCGAATTTATTTATCCACTGTTTGGGAAGATCGTAAGTAAGAGTCAGCTCCCTTAATTTTACATAGCTGTTGTCGTAAACGAACTGTTCCGGATCGTTGTCGGAAATATGTTGCCAATACACTTGCGGGTCGATTATTTTGGTATTCGCTGTATAGGATTTTGTTCCATCGGCGTTTGTAGTTTCCACAACACCCGGAGCAACGAATCCTCCAGTCGGTTCCCAATCGTTGGTATGTTTCCCTGCAGCTTTGCGTTTTTCTTCCGACTCATACCATGCATCACGTCCTTCAATGGTCGACTTGTGCTTACCACTGCGTACGAGATCTCTTGCTGTAAGGGAGAAGAGGTCTGCACCCACTTTTACGTCAAATATGGCTGAAAGAGCAAGTTTCCTGTAACGGAGAGATGTTGTTAGTCCTCCGGTCCAGTCCCAGCTGGCATTACCTATCACAGATCTGTTAGTCGATTTTAGAGGAAGCCCGGTATTAGGGTCTATGATAACATCGCCGTTCTCGTTTCGCTGCAATGTAAGCCCTGTGATCGAACCATATTTTTCACCTTCTCTTGCTTCAACTACAACATCTAGCCATCCCGCTCTGGATAGTTCCTGTGATTTTACATCAGGGTGAAGTTCTATGATCTTGTTTATGTTCTTGGAGAAGTTTACACTTACGTCCCATGAAAAATCTTTAGTTTCAACTGGACGTCCATTCAGCACGATCTCAACACCTTTGTTATCTACTTTGCCGGCATTGATCCATGCACCTGCGTAACCTGTACTTGTTGATGTGGTCATACTTAATATCTGGTCGTGGCTACGTTGGGAGTAATAGGTAAAGTCAAATCCCAGCCTGTTTTTCAGGAAGCGCATATCCAATCCTATTTCGAAGGAGTTTGTCCGGGTTGGTTTCAGGTCTTTATTTGGGATAACGGTGTTGCTTATGCTTCCTGCACCCATTGAACCGTAACTTTTCGATGACATTTTGTATTGCAGTTGCAACTGATAAGGATCAGTGTCGCTACTAACTTGCGCAAAAGAGGCCCTGACTTTGGCATAAGGAATAATATCCTTATTCACGTTCCATACTTCAGAAAAGACGAAAGATGTACTAACTGAAGGGTAAACATACGTTCTGTTACCAGCCGGCAGAGTGGATGAGTAATCCATTCGCATAGTAGCATCCAGGTACAGGAACCCGTTGTAACCTACGTTTGCCATGGCCATCAGCGAGTTGATCTGTTTTTCGTACGGAATTTCGTCAACTTCTATGCTGGTAAAGTTTTTCCAGCTTTGTACAGTACGGTCGACCATATTTTGTGCGGTAATAAGGCTTGTCTTATTGTCTACATAAAATATATTACTACCGACATTTGCGCCGAAGTCAAATTTGCCGAATTTGTCTTTGTAGAATGCAAGAGCCTCTACATTGTACGATTTGTTTTTGAAGTCCATCTCCTGCATGTAACCGGTTTCACGGCCAGGTGTAGTCATTGGAGCAAATTCCCTAAAGTTCATAAAGTTAAGGTCTGTACCACCTGTCAGACGGACCGAGAATTTGTTGTTGATTGCATAATTAAGCGATGCCATGCCGGAAAATTTATCCTTTGTCGAATTGTTTTCCATCGCATAGAGCATCCAGTATGGATTGAGAGCATAAGGATTTCTGCTGTTCCAATCGCCATAATTTCCATTTTCATCTTGATAATAATTTTTCAACCAAGCTTGATTGAATGTGGTAGGAAGCGTTATTAAGTTTTTGGCAGCGTTATAGCTGTCACCAGCTAGTGCCGGGCGATTCTTAACGTCTTCGCGGACATACGTTATCTTTGCATCTACGTCAACTTTACTGGCGATTTTTGTATTTCCCCTCAGATTGATACTGTTACGTTTCATATTTGTATTGGGAACGATGTCTCGATTGTATAAGTTGGTATAGGACAGCCTGACGCCATTGTCATCTTTTACATTGTTGATGGTTACAGTATTCTGGGTTGTAACACCAGTTCGGAAAAAGCCGTCGAGATTGTTCTTTGTGAGTTCGTAGGGACGTGTTTGCCCATCGAAATAATAGTAATGCAGATTAGGGTCAATCTTTGGTCCCCAACTTTGATTGGAAGATGTTCTGTCGCTGGGATCTTCACCATAGAACGAGCCATTGAAACCTTGACCATAAGAAGTTTGTAGGTCATTGTATTTGGTAAGCTGCTTTTCGATTGTCGTTGTCGAATTGAATTCCACACCTAAGCCTTGTTTTTTACCAGCCTTTTTAGTTGTTATCAGGATAACACCATGTGAAGCACGGCTACCATAAAGTGCGGCTGCAGCCGGACCTTTCAGTATCGACATGTTTTCAATATCGTCGGGGTTGATTGAAGAGATACCGTCACCGAGGTCAAAACCTCCACTCCCGTTTGCATCCGCAAAATTGGTATTATCAAGCGGAATTCCGTCCACAACATAAAGAGGCTGGTTGTTCCCAGTCAGTTCGGTCATACCGCGTAATACTACGCGTGTACTACCCGAAGGACCACCGGCAGTCTGAGTAACTACTAGTCCCGGAATCTTCCCGGCAAGCGAGTTGATGACATTTGTTTCTTTAGCTCTCTGTAACTCGTCTCCTTGCACTTCGCCGATAGAATAACCAAGGGCTTTTTTCTCTCTCTTAATGCCAAGGGCTGTAACTGTTACTCCTTCCAGAAGCCTGCTTTCGTCTTCGAGAACGACATTGAGATTGTTCAGGGTCGGGGTTATTAG
Protein-coding sequences here:
- a CDS encoding SusC/RagA family TonB-linked outer membrane protein, with the protein product MKRFKIVGLLFLFLLTNSLGLYAQGGMWKLSGTIKDNSGEPMPGATVTVKNSQRGFIADESGNFKIDVAVNETLVINFIGYKTQEILITPTLNNLNVVLEDESRLLEGVTVTALGIKREKKALGYSIGEVQGDELQRAKETNVINSLAGKIPGLVVTQTAGGPSGSTRVVLRGMTELTGNNQPLYVVDGIPLDNTNFADANGSGGFDLGDGISSINPDDIENMSILKGPAAAALYGSRASHGVILITTKKAGKKQGLGVEFNSTTTIEKQLTKYNDLQTSYGQGFNGSFYGEDPSDRTSSNQSWGPKIDPNLHYYYFDGQTRPYELTKNNLDGFFRTGVTTQNTVTINNVKDDNGVRLSYTNLYNRDIVPNTNMKRNSINLRGNTKIASKVDVDAKITYVREDVKNRPALAGDSYNAAKNLITLPTTFNQAWLKNYYQDENGNYGDWNSRNPYALNPYWMLYAMENNSTKDKFSGMASLNYAINNKFSVRLTGGTDLNFMNFREFAPMTTPGRETGYMQEMDFKNKSYNVEALAFYKDKFGKFDFGANVGSNIFYVDNKTSLITAQNMVDRTVQSWKNFTSIEVDEIPYEKQINSLMAMANVGYNGFLYLDATMRMDYSSTLPAGNRTYVYPSVSTSFVFSEVWNVNKDIIPYAKVRASFAQVSSDTDPYQLQLQYKMSSKSYGSMGAGSISNTVIPNKDLKPTRTNSFEIGLDMRFLKNRLGFDFTYYSQRSHDQILSMTTSTSTGYAGAWINAGKVDNKGVEIVLNGRPVETKDFSWDVSVNFSKNINKIIELHPDVKSQELSRAGWLDVVVEAREGEKYGSITGLTLQRNENGDVIIDPNTGLPLKSTNRSVIGNASWDWTGGLTTSLRYRKLALSAIFDVKVGADLFSLTARDLVRSGKHKSTIEGRDAWYESEEKRKAAGKHTNDWEPTGGFVAPGVVETTNADGTKSYTANTKIIDPQVYWQHISDNDPEQFVYDNSYVKLRELTLTYDLPKQWINKFAQDVSVSFVARNPFIIWKNIDNIDPDSNYNNSTSLGLEWGSMPSRRSFGLNVNIKF
- a CDS encoding glycoside hydrolase family 3 N-terminal domain-containing protein is translated as MNIIRFSLIGLVSALFFACGGEKGQAAYLDPAQPVEKRVSDLLGRMTLEEKVGQMCQYVGLEHMRQTAAGVDPEEIEKGHANGFYPEFPPEKIEQMTREGLIGSFLHVLTVEEANHLQVLAAESRLKVPLIIGIDAIHGNALVKGATVYPTPINQAASFNPELIEKMARQTALEMRATGMHWTFTPNVEVARDARWGRFGETFGEDPLLVGRMGAATVRGLQMEDYTGQDKVLACAKHFVGGSQSVNGINGAPFDVSERTMREIFFPPFKDCIDAGVATFMSAHNEYNGIPCHANKYLIEDVVRGEWKFKGFFVSDWMDIERLEDYHRVVPTWEDAFKLTVESGMDIHMHGPEFYFGVIDLVKQGKLSEKRIDKSVRMILEAKFRLGLFENPYVKDETTRKIVFNEDHRATALEAARQGIVLLKNEGLLPIDDKKYHKILVTGPNCNNQSILGDWAMEQPEENVITIWEGLKQVRPDVQFSLCDFDWDIRKMDTEKVKQAVSMARTSDLAIVVVGENSMRWNWNERTNGENVDRYDLTLYGLQQELVEEIYKTGIPVIVVLTSGRPMTTEWIDDHIPAIVNALEPGGQGGQAVAEILFGDVNPSAKLPMTIPRHSGQIQTYYNYRFTSKWFPYATGKSTPLYEFGYGLSYTTYQYSEVKLSTNEIKADGTLTASVEVTNTGMRDGTEIVQLYITDNISSATRPVKELKDFARVDLRAGETRNVEFTITPAQLAFYNVDMKYGVEPGMFTVSIGSSSRDADLKQAQFNVK
- a CDS encoding SusD/RagB family nutrient-binding outer membrane lipoprotein, which produces MLKRIIKYLTFSILVVLPSSCTDFDEMNTNPTTSPSMDPNNQLTYVQLMTWGDMETTETMVVYLSAISQIYVGEYNATLYGGQYTRNNETMSKLWKKIYSVQIKNLVDILEQTKENPDQVNIYSVARIFKVYLMMILTDTYGDVPYFDAGMGYYSGILNPTYTPQKDIYYDFFKELEEAGAALNTSGDAVSGDIVYDGNIEKWKRFANSLWLRAAMRLVKIEPQTAQEQINKIMANSAGLLQLDDDAFVPYMDIYDFKTEEFRRNAISQRYRRIDDYPEAFICSTWFNKLLEMNDPRLTRLAGCYSFENADFYTAGDPWSRFDALEMFLADDALKANITAIDPGCFNYEPWVAKGYWFGDPKNYWDNKVTLPQVNNSLLGGATPGYLMTYAESQWLLTEAKLRWNLASIPETVEVLYEKALRASMKYQSNYPEMKAITEDEIDAYMLQNPFPSATADRLKEVCEQIWVLHYVNGPEAFASWRRTGYPALKPGKDYPGGKSIESQTVPRRLFYPLDEASSNGKNYRAAIAAMGLTEDSWNARVWWDKD